From Alienimonas californiensis, a single genomic window includes:
- a CDS encoding autotransporter outer membrane beta-barrel domain-containing protein, with translation MDVPPRIRRTVGSLAGGAWALGICLAAPSAAPAQDETVVNGQTRIVSATETRDDFVIDPGGTAAIAGTGFLTVEDLLAQGLTTVADGGRLDAATFNLINTGQLQSAGDVNVVGDAIVGGAGSGLNATGGTFDASSLYLNAAAVSAVGADAVVTVTSLTRLNAAALTVAGAVRAGADVEFLTASAGVVQDGGTLTSGGRIRLAGGSTLTIDAGGRAVTGGALELGGGGLLVNGVAEVGAGLDYANATVTVGDGGLLSSSGAVEGAGGAIDLQSGGTFRLNGTWTTDRFELTQGARLTGNATLNTANGVLVEGTLAPGTSPGTMTVNGPFATGSTAVLDIELNPVAASVVPQPGVDFDQIAVNGDAVIDGGTLRASQFASGSLVRGTRYDFLVADRLTVLDPLTLQNQTSLRLISVYDATTYSLIVGRDGPYAGLGVGFNQRAVGGALDAAVTNPALAGLLDALDTLPSDAATAASLNALSGEIYGTHLTALNRSSLQFLDAVGGRDVGFPLVCGTCGVTRPGQSGLQGWIESYGAGGHVDGDGNAAPADLGTAGVAVGLSRIFGGPGGCVEVGAFYGYESMTVRVPEVDSTVTDEIHRVGGSVRASAGRTYARLSGFAGASAGEALRSFQVDSPLFPLSDRTRGEFDGTLAAGDAEAGLLHGSSSAYLMPVAGLRYVRVDRDAFAESGGVSALAVEESSLDELRARVGLRAGRRLALWSNLPANGTFEAFYSRDLTAGTVGDFRANLVADPTAAFTARGTDFDADRFVLGPGLTLGDGPVRLSGQYRAGFGDAAVLHAGDVRLEVCF, from the coding sequence ATGGACGTCCCCCCGCGCATCCGCCGAACCGTCGGCTCGCTGGCCGGGGGAGCGTGGGCGCTGGGGATCTGTTTGGCCGCTCCCTCCGCCGCACCGGCGCAGGACGAGACGGTTGTGAACGGTCAGACGCGGATCGTCTCCGCGACCGAGACGAGGGACGATTTCGTCATCGACCCCGGAGGAACCGCCGCGATCGCAGGGACCGGCTTCCTGACCGTGGAGGACCTCCTCGCTCAGGGTCTGACGACCGTCGCCGACGGCGGCCGGCTGGACGCGGCGACGTTCAATCTGATCAACACCGGACAGTTGCAGAGCGCCGGCGACGTGAACGTGGTCGGGGACGCGATCGTCGGCGGGGCGGGCAGCGGGCTGAACGCGACCGGCGGCACGTTCGACGCCTCTTCGCTGTACCTGAACGCCGCTGCCGTCTCCGCCGTCGGCGCCGACGCGGTCGTGACGGTCACGAGTCTCACCAGACTCAACGCCGCCGCGTTGACCGTCGCCGGAGCCGTCCGGGCCGGCGCCGACGTGGAGTTCCTTACCGCCTCCGCCGGCGTCGTGCAGGACGGCGGCACATTGACGAGCGGCGGCCGGATCAGGCTCGCCGGCGGCTCCACCCTGACGATCGACGCCGGCGGACGCGCGGTCACCGGCGGGGCGTTGGAACTGGGCGGCGGCGGGCTGCTCGTCAACGGCGTCGCCGAGGTCGGCGCCGGACTCGACTACGCCAACGCGACCGTCACCGTTGGCGACGGCGGCCTGCTGAGCTCCTCCGGGGCGGTCGAGGGCGCTGGCGGAGCGATCGATCTGCAATCCGGCGGAACGTTCCGCCTCAACGGCACCTGGACCACGGACCGTTTCGAACTGACCCAGGGCGCCCGCCTGACCGGGAACGCGACGCTCAACACGGCGAATGGGGTTCTGGTCGAGGGGACTCTCGCCCCCGGCACCAGCCCGGGAACGATGACGGTGAACGGCCCGTTCGCCACCGGCTCCACGGCCGTGCTGGACATCGAACTGAACCCCGTCGCGGCGAGCGTCGTGCCGCAGCCGGGCGTGGACTTCGACCAGATCGCGGTGAACGGCGACGCCGTGATCGACGGCGGCACGTTGCGGGCGTCGCAGTTCGCCTCCGGCTCGCTGGTCCGCGGCACGCGGTACGACTTCCTCGTCGCCGACCGCCTCACCGTGCTGGATCCGCTGACGCTTCAGAATCAGACCAGCCTCCGGCTGATTTCCGTTTACGACGCGACGACCTACTCGCTGATCGTCGGCCGGGACGGGCCGTACGCCGGTTTGGGCGTGGGCTTCAACCAGCGGGCCGTGGGCGGCGCGTTGGACGCGGCCGTCACGAACCCGGCGCTGGCCGGGCTGCTGGACGCCCTGGACACCCTGCCCAGCGACGCCGCGACCGCCGCGAGCCTCAATGCCCTCTCCGGCGAGATCTACGGCACGCACCTGACGGCCTTGAATCGCAGTTCGTTGCAGTTCCTGGACGCGGTGGGCGGCCGCGATGTCGGCTTCCCGCTGGTCTGCGGAACCTGTGGCGTGACCCGCCCCGGGCAATCCGGCCTGCAGGGGTGGATCGAAAGCTACGGCGCCGGCGGCCACGTCGACGGCGACGGCAACGCCGCTCCGGCCGATCTGGGCACGGCGGGCGTGGCCGTGGGGCTGTCGCGGATCTTCGGCGGCCCCGGCGGCTGCGTGGAGGTCGGGGCGTTCTACGGGTACGAGTCGATGACCGTCCGCGTGCCGGAGGTCGATTCCACCGTCACGGACGAGATCCACCGCGTCGGCGGCTCCGTGCGGGCCTCCGCGGGCCGGACCTACGCCCGGCTGTCCGGCTTCGCCGGGGCCAGTGCCGGCGAGGCGCTGCGGTCGTTCCAGGTCGACAGCCCGCTGTTTCCGCTGTCCGACCGGACCCGGGGCGAGTTCGACGGCACGCTCGCCGCCGGCGACGCGGAGGCCGGCCTCTTGCACGGTTCGAGCAGCGCCTACCTGATGCCGGTCGCCGGGCTGCGGTACGTGCGGGTCGACCGCGACGCCTTCGCCGAGAGCGGCGGCGTGAGCGCGTTGGCGGTGGAGGAGTCCTCTCTCGACGAGTTGCGGGCGCGGGTCGGTCTGCGGGCCGGGCGCCGATTGGCGCTGTGGTCGAACCTGCCGGCGAACGGGACCTTCGAGGCGTTTTACAGCCGCGACCTGACCGCCGGCACGGTCGGCGACTTTCGGGCGAACCTGGTCGCCGACCCGACGGCCGCCTTCACCGCCCGCGGGACGGACTTCGACGCCGACCGCTTCGTCCTGGGGCCGGGGCTGACGCTGGGCGACGGTCCGGTGCGGCTGTCCGGCCAGTACCGGGCGGGGTTCGGCGACGCGGCCGTCCTGCACGCCGGCGACGTGCGGCTGGAAGTCTGCTTCTGA
- a CDS encoding efflux RND transporter periplasmic adaptor subunit, translating to MLAALRRRLSRSAASPSPPGGAAQHVPASDTAPPSSSETTGAARSGGRRWVGTAARTAAFCAAVLGLLVGLGFAQRADWLPTVAPLAVAAAEDARYICPMMCTPPLAEPGRCPVCGMELKKLEDDGGDGVSVTLDPAARRLAGIGTAEVTREVLTREIRTVGELAFDEGRDATIAAYVDGRLERLFADYVGVPVKEGDDLAVLYSPDLYTAQREYLSARGALASGAAADAELSRQLAVAARDKLIELGMTADQIEALRERGTAETRLRIRSPLGGTVVEKLKTEGQYVARGEPILKIADLSAVWLMLELFPEDAAAVRFATKVRATLRSLPGEEFVGRAAFIDPTVDPETRTVGVRVEMLNPDGRLRPGDLAAAVVETLAVPPPPGEPVYDPELAMKYVSPMHPQIVRDEPGECPVCGMDLVPASELGFAESRTADRSVLTVPRDAVLRAGSNSVVYVETDPGRFELRTVELGPTAKGRTVVVSGLEAGETVATGGNFLIDSQMQLAGNPSLIDPTRAKPLEEPADGPMSLPNGPAVVVADETGAALDALFAAYFQVQTALAADEPPPAGAIAALSDAADRLDAADLAAAADQVAVVERHVPELATDDLDAARVAFKPLSHAVLRLSAAMRGPESAGALTQFHCPMGPGGGSDWLEPGRLARDEMRNPYMGAAMLKCGSKVREIAAAESPAGPGNAGPN from the coding sequence ATGCTGGCCGCCCTCCGCCGCCGACTGTCCCGATCCGCCGCGTCGCCTTCGCCCCCGGGCGGTGCGGCGCAGCATGTCCCCGCGTCCGACACCGCTCCGCCCAGTTCGTCCGAGACGACGGGGGCGGCGCGGTCCGGCGGGCGGCGGTGGGTCGGCACGGCGGCGCGGACGGCGGCGTTTTGTGCGGCGGTCCTGGGGCTGCTGGTCGGGCTGGGGTTCGCCCAGCGGGCCGATTGGCTGCCCACGGTCGCGCCGCTGGCGGTCGCCGCCGCTGAGGACGCTCGCTACATCTGCCCGATGATGTGCACCCCGCCGCTGGCCGAACCGGGCCGGTGTCCGGTCTGCGGGATGGAATTGAAAAAGCTGGAGGACGACGGCGGCGACGGCGTCTCCGTCACCCTCGATCCCGCCGCCCGGCGCCTCGCGGGCATCGGGACCGCCGAGGTGACGCGGGAGGTTCTCACCCGGGAGATCCGCACGGTCGGGGAGCTGGCGTTCGACGAGGGCCGCGACGCGACCATCGCCGCCTACGTCGACGGCCGGTTGGAACGGCTGTTCGCCGACTACGTCGGCGTGCCGGTGAAGGAGGGCGACGACCTTGCCGTGCTCTACAGCCCGGACCTCTACACCGCCCAGCGGGAATATCTGTCGGCCCGGGGGGCGCTGGCGTCGGGAGCGGCCGCGGACGCGGAACTCTCCCGCCAACTCGCCGTCGCGGCCCGCGACAAGCTGATCGAACTGGGGATGACGGCCGACCAGATCGAGGCCCTGCGGGAGCGGGGCACGGCCGAGACGCGGCTCCGCATCCGCTCGCCGCTGGGCGGGACGGTGGTGGAGAAGCTCAAAACGGAGGGCCAGTACGTCGCCCGGGGCGAGCCGATTTTGAAGATCGCGGACCTCTCGGCCGTCTGGCTGATGCTCGAGCTGTTCCCCGAGGACGCCGCCGCGGTCCGGTTCGCGACGAAGGTGCGGGCGACGCTGCGGAGCCTGCCGGGAGAGGAGTTCGTCGGCCGGGCGGCCTTCATCGACCCCACCGTCGATCCGGAGACCCGCACCGTGGGCGTGCGGGTGGAGATGCTCAACCCCGACGGCCGCCTCCGCCCCGGCGACCTCGCCGCGGCCGTGGTCGAAACGCTGGCCGTGCCCCCGCCGCCGGGCGAGCCGGTGTACGACCCGGAGCTCGCCATGAAGTACGTCAGCCCGATGCACCCGCAGATCGTGCGGGACGAGCCGGGCGAGTGCCCGGTGTGCGGCATGGACCTCGTCCCGGCGAGCGAACTGGGCTTCGCCGAGAGTCGCACCGCCGACCGCTCGGTCCTCACCGTTCCCCGCGACGCCGTGCTGCGGGCCGGCTCAAACAGCGTCGTCTACGTCGAGACGGACCCCGGTCGGTTCGAACTGCGAACCGTCGAACTCGGCCCCACCGCGAAGGGCCGCACCGTGGTGGTCAGTGGACTGGAGGCGGGCGAGACGGTCGCGACCGGCGGGAACTTCCTGATCGACTCCCAGATGCAGCTCGCCGGCAATCCATCGCTGATCGACCCGACCCGGGCGAAGCCCCTCGAAGAGCCGGCCGACGGCCCGATGAGCCTGCCGAACGGGCCGGCGGTGGTCGTCGCCGACGAGACCGGGGCGGCGCTGGACGCCCTGTTCGCCGCCTACTTTCAGGTGCAGACGGCCCTCGCCGCGGACGAGCCGCCGCCGGCGGGCGCGATCGCGGCGCTGAGCGACGCCGCCGACCGGCTGGACGCCGCGGACCTCGCCGCCGCGGCCGACCAGGTCGCCGTCGTCGAACGGCACGTACCGGAACTGGCGACCGACGACCTCGACGCCGCGCGGGTCGCCTTCAAGCCGCTCAGCCATGCGGTGCTGCGGCTCTCGGCGGCCATGCGGGGGCCGGAGTCCGCGGGGGCGTTGACGCAGTTCCACTGCCCCATGGGACCCGGCGGGGGCAGCGACTGGCTCGAACCCGGCCGCCTCGCCCGAGACGAGATGCGCAATCCCTATATGGGGGCCGCGATGCTGAAGTGCGGTTCGAAGGTCCGCGAGATCGCCGCCGCCGAGAGCCCGGCGGGGCCCGGAAACGCGGGGCCGAATTGA
- a CDS encoding SulP family inorganic anion transporter — MAEFSPVENLRSFGTNIVPDLVSGLTVAVIALPLALAFGAMVPELGPAAGIWAAIVGGVVVGIFGGCRTGVSGPTGPKVVQLAALAATIKAVDGTVDVGFIFSVVFLSGLICVALALLRVGRFIYFTPYSVVSGFMCGIGAIILITQIPPLLGFPAPSGVWAALREIPRDLSHAHVNALVVAGSTFGAILAWPRIVAGLATLSAPLGGLRRLPGPLVGLLVGTAVANLAGLEVAFIADIPVGLPEIHLPSFSRFDEMIGPAAALAGLAVFDSLLTCLVCDTMTGSRHSSDREIFGQGLANMACGLVGGVTTATATIRSVANIKCGARTGLAAVVHGLVLLALMLGLAPLAKLVPMACLAGILVKVGIDILDYRVLPVLHRMPLTDAVCFWAVLLLTISVDLLVAMGVGITIAFVRTVQELGTLYEPELASGDADAGRQKVALPEPLRGRVLKLRLEGPLFFGVADTVYRAAAKMKDYDYLLIRLEDVPMADLSGAYLLDDILEQAERQGARALLSGVRPRVGELLDRLGILAKFEEEDVCDTVDDALLRIAALHGVPPIRNLDGRLADDPAGSVDAADAVGEAGDGRILGWEPATVAVG; from the coding sequence TTGGCCGAATTCAGTCCCGTGGAGAACCTGCGGTCGTTCGGCACGAACATCGTTCCCGATCTCGTCAGCGGCCTGACCGTCGCGGTGATCGCGCTGCCGCTGGCCTTGGCGTTCGGGGCGATGGTGCCGGAACTGGGGCCGGCGGCGGGCATCTGGGCGGCGATCGTGGGCGGGGTGGTGGTGGGAATCTTCGGCGGCTGCCGGACCGGCGTCTCCGGGCCGACGGGGCCGAAAGTCGTGCAGCTCGCGGCGCTGGCCGCGACGATCAAGGCGGTCGACGGCACGGTGGACGTCGGGTTTATCTTCTCGGTGGTGTTTCTCTCCGGCCTCATCTGCGTCGCCCTGGCGCTGCTGCGGGTGGGGCGGTTCATATATTTCACGCCGTACTCGGTGGTCTCCGGGTTTATGTGCGGGATCGGGGCCATCATCCTGATCACGCAAATTCCGCCGCTGTTGGGCTTTCCGGCGCCGTCCGGGGTGTGGGCGGCGCTGCGGGAGATCCCCCGCGACCTGTCGCACGCGCATGTGAACGCGTTGGTCGTCGCCGGGTCGACGTTCGGCGCGATTCTGGCCTGGCCGCGGATCGTCGCCGGGCTGGCGACGCTGTCCGCCCCGCTCGGGGGGCTGCGGCGCCTGCCGGGGCCGCTGGTCGGGCTGTTGGTCGGGACCGCGGTGGCGAACCTCGCGGGGCTGGAGGTGGCCTTTATCGCCGATATTCCGGTCGGTCTGCCGGAGATCCACCTGCCCTCGTTCAGCCGCTTTGACGAGATGATCGGGCCGGCCGCGGCGCTGGCGGGGCTGGCAGTGTTCGACTCGCTGCTGACCTGCCTGGTCTGCGATACGATGACCGGCTCCCGGCATAGCAGCGACCGCGAAATCTTCGGCCAGGGATTGGCGAACATGGCCTGCGGGCTGGTCGGCGGGGTGACGACTGCCACCGCGACGATCCGCAGCGTGGCGAACATTAAGTGCGGTGCCCGGACGGGTCTGGCCGCGGTCGTGCACGGGCTGGTGTTGCTCGCGTTAATGCTGGGCCTGGCCCCGCTGGCGAAACTGGTGCCGATGGCCTGTCTGGCGGGGATTCTGGTGAAGGTCGGGATCGATATTCTCGATTATCGGGTCCTGCCCGTGTTGCATCGCATGCCGCTGACGGACGCCGTCTGCTTCTGGGCAGTGCTGTTGTTAACGATTTCCGTCGACCTGCTGGTCGCGATGGGCGTGGGCATCACGATCGCCTTCGTCCGCACGGTGCAGGAGCTGGGCACGCTGTACGAGCCGGAGTTGGCGTCGGGGGACGCCGACGCCGGTCGTCAGAAGGTCGCGCTGCCGGAACCGCTGCGGGGGCGGGTGCTCAAGTTGCGGCTCGAAGGCCCGCTGTTCTTCGGCGTCGCCGACACGGTCTATCGGGCGGCGGCGAAGATGAAGGACTACGACTACCTGCTGATTCGCCTGGAGGACGTGCCGATGGCCGACCTCTCCGGCGCCTACCTGCTGGACGACATCCTCGAGCAGGCCGAACGGCAGGGCGCCCGGGCGCTACTCTCCGGCGTGCGGCCGCGGGTCGGGGAGTTGCTGGATCGCCTCGGAATCCTGGCGAAGTTCGAGGAGGAGGATGTGTGCGATACAGTCGACGACGCCCTGCTGCGGATCGCCGCGCTGCACGGCGTCCCGCCGATCCGGAATCTCGACGGCCGCCTGGCGGACGACCCGGCCGGCTCCGTGGACGCGGCCGATGCGGTCGGCGAAGCCGGCGACGGTCGCATCCTCGGTTGGGAACCGGCCACCGTCGCGGTGGGCTGA
- a CDS encoding efflux RND transporter permease subunit, translating into MLAALIRFCVREPLIVLLLTAGLIGFGVYSVNTVPIDAIPDIGENQVIVLTDWPGRSPKDVEDQITYPLSVNLMAVPGAASVRGKSLFGVSFVQVTFDDSVDFYWARSRVSEQLGVAAANLPDGVTPRMGPDATGLGQIYYYVLRPPPRASDGTGGTDLAELRSLQDFVVRYELQAVEGVSEVASIGGYVRQYQIDVDPDRLRFHDLPLDRVTEAVQTAGRDVGAKTVESGGMEYIVRGRGFVGGGDDADAVRDLEETVVAERGGTPVRIKDLADVQLGPDFRRGALDLNGAEAVGGVVVMRHGENPRAVIDRVKAKIRQIEPALGGVTIQGIYDRSGLIDETVSTLTTALWQEIAITAAVILLFLLHIRSSLTVAATLPVAVLLAFGAMRVGGVDANIMSLAGIAIAIGTMVDMGIIVSENIYQHLASWTAKPDDRTRVEVIEEAAGEVAPAVFTAVTTTVVSFLPVFFLTGRDYKLFAPLAWTKTFSIVAALLVAVCLVPPICRLLLGDRRRSRWAAAWAGLAGAAVFGGSALVWGDRAAAGLTAELFPGGGYAVFPVHVALAAAASGFAVGYLMTRERLRPVEENPVSRLVVGIYEPTLRFFLRHKLGFMTVPALIVLLGLGAWFGLGTVLKPVERTASALGADLNAVPGYLDAKSTFMGLPSDDWIALDEGSWFYMPTLYPAASFSEAMRVLQTQDALIRQIPEVRDVLGKIGRVESALDPAPAAMIETYVMLKPRDQWRPGVTGKDVWEEINAVATLPGVTPASPLQPIEGRVVMLQSGIKASTAVRIYGDDLGELATAARDVADRLRDSPYIKPGTVNPDIVLGKPYIEFVVDREAAARYGMSVEEVNRLIETALGGMNVDRTVEGRERYPIRVRYRRDLREGVDGLPDLPVVTPSGQTVPLSELATLTTTWGPGAISSENARLVAHVAFAVSESVGDLEAVAAIEESLRTAAALPADAPERLDLPAGYSFELVGSFRNQIEANRRLMWLVPLVIGINLLLIYFQFRAIPLTLAVFASIPVAFGGGMICLALAGTEMNTAVWVGFIALFGIAVDDGVVIATYLDQVFTRRRLKTVADIRAATVAAGARRIRPCLMTTATTVLALVPVLLANGRGADVARAMALPVFGGMTVELVTLFVVPVLFCGYKEFKLNAGLHDRHWAGTEEVPASL; encoded by the coding sequence ATGCTCGCCGCCCTCATCCGGTTCTGCGTTCGGGAGCCGTTGATCGTCCTGCTGCTCACGGCCGGGCTGATCGGGTTCGGGGTCTATAGCGTGAACACCGTTCCGATCGACGCGATCCCCGACATCGGGGAGAACCAGGTGATCGTCCTCACCGACTGGCCCGGCCGGTCGCCGAAGGACGTGGAGGACCAGATCACCTATCCGCTGAGCGTGAACCTGATGGCGGTGCCGGGAGCGGCGAGCGTCCGCGGCAAAAGCCTGTTCGGCGTCAGCTTCGTGCAGGTGACGTTCGACGATTCGGTCGACTTTTACTGGGCCCGCAGCCGGGTCAGCGAGCAGCTCGGCGTCGCCGCGGCGAACCTGCCGGACGGGGTCACGCCCCGCATGGGCCCGGACGCCACCGGGCTGGGACAGATTTATTATTACGTCCTCCGCCCGCCGCCTCGTGCGTCCGACGGAACCGGCGGGACGGACCTGGCGGAACTGCGATCGTTGCAGGATTTCGTCGTCCGGTACGAATTGCAGGCGGTCGAGGGGGTCAGCGAGGTGGCCTCGATCGGCGGCTACGTGCGGCAGTATCAGATCGACGTGGACCCGGACCGCCTGCGGTTCCACGACCTGCCGCTGGACCGCGTGACGGAAGCCGTCCAGACCGCCGGCCGCGACGTGGGGGCCAAAACCGTCGAGAGCGGCGGGATGGAATACATCGTCCGCGGCCGCGGATTCGTCGGGGGCGGGGACGACGCGGACGCCGTGCGCGATCTGGAAGAAACTGTCGTTGCCGAGCGGGGCGGAACGCCGGTGCGGATAAAAGATCTCGCCGACGTGCAGCTCGGCCCGGACTTCCGCCGCGGGGCGCTGGACCTCAACGGCGCCGAGGCCGTCGGCGGGGTCGTCGTGATGCGGCACGGCGAGAACCCCCGGGCCGTCATCGACCGGGTGAAGGCGAAGATTCGCCAGATCGAACCGGCGTTGGGCGGCGTGACGATCCAGGGAATCTACGACCGCAGCGGGCTGATCGACGAAACGGTCTCCACCCTCACGACGGCCCTGTGGCAGGAGATCGCGATCACCGCCGCGGTGATCCTGTTATTCCTGCTGCATATTCGCAGCAGCCTGACCGTCGCCGCCACGCTGCCGGTCGCCGTGCTGCTGGCGTTCGGGGCGATGCGGGTCGGCGGGGTGGACGCGAACATCATGTCGCTCGCGGGGATCGCGATCGCGATCGGCACGATGGTCGATATGGGGATTATCGTCTCGGAGAATATCTATCAGCACCTCGCGTCGTGGACGGCGAAGCCTGACGATCGGACCCGCGTTGAGGTGATCGAGGAGGCGGCCGGCGAGGTGGCCCCGGCGGTCTTCACGGCGGTGACGACGACGGTGGTGAGCTTCCTGCCGGTGTTCTTCCTCACCGGCCGCGATTATAAGTTGTTCGCCCCCCTGGCGTGGACGAAGACCTTCAGCATCGTGGCGGCGTTGCTCGTCGCCGTTTGCCTCGTCCCGCCGATCTGTCGGCTGCTGCTCGGCGACCGACGGCGGTCGCGATGGGCGGCGGCGTGGGCCGGGTTGGCCGGGGCGGCGGTCTTCGGGGGGAGCGCCCTCGTCTGGGGCGACCGGGCCGCGGCGGGGCTCACCGCCGAACTGTTTCCCGGCGGCGGGTACGCCGTCTTTCCGGTTCATGTCGCCCTCGCCGCGGCGGCGAGCGGCTTCGCAGTCGGCTACCTGATGACCCGCGAACGCCTGCGGCCGGTGGAGGAGAACCCCGTCAGCCGGCTCGTCGTCGGGATTTACGAGCCCACGCTGAGGTTCTTCCTGCGGCACAAGCTCGGCTTCATGACGGTCCCGGCCCTGATCGTCCTGCTGGGCCTGGGGGCGTGGTTCGGACTGGGCACGGTCTTAAAGCCCGTGGAGCGGACCGCGTCCGCCCTCGGCGCCGACCTCAACGCCGTCCCCGGCTATCTCGACGCGAAAAGCACGTTCATGGGCCTGCCCAGCGACGACTGGATCGCCCTGGACGAGGGGAGCTGGTTCTATATGCCCACGCTGTACCCGGCCGCCAGCTTCAGCGAGGCGATGCGTGTGCTCCAGACGCAGGACGCGTTGATCCGGCAGATCCCGGAGGTGCGGGACGTGCTCGGCAAGATCGGCCGCGTGGAGAGCGCGCTCGACCCCGCCCCCGCCGCGATGATCGAGACCTACGTGATGCTCAAGCCCCGCGACCAGTGGCGGCCGGGCGTGACGGGGAAGGACGTGTGGGAGGAAATCAACGCCGTCGCCACGCTGCCCGGCGTCACCCCCGCTTCCCCCCTGCAACCGATCGAGGGGCGCGTCGTCATGCTCCAGAGCGGCATCAAGGCCTCGACGGCGGTCCGCATTTACGGCGACGACCTCGGCGAATTGGCGACCGCCGCCCGGGACGTCGCGGATCGGCTCCGCGACAGCCCCTATATTAAGCCGGGCACGGTGAACCCGGACATCGTGCTCGGCAAGCCGTACATTGAGTTCGTCGTCGACCGCGAGGCCGCCGCCCGCTACGGCATGAGCGTCGAGGAGGTGAACCGGCTCATCGAAACCGCCCTGGGCGGGATGAACGTCGATCGCACCGTCGAGGGCCGGGAGCGCTATCCGATCCGCGTCCGCTACCGCCGCGACCTGCGGGAAGGCGTCGACGGCCTGCCGGATCTGCCGGTCGTCACGCCCAGCGGGCAGACCGTCCCACTGTCGGAATTGGCAACGCTGACGACGACCTGGGGCCCGGGGGCGATCTCCAGCGAGAACGCCCGGCTGGTCGCTCATGTGGCCTTCGCGGTGAGCGAATCCGTCGGCGACCTGGAGGCCGTCGCCGCGATCGAAGAATCGCTCCGCACCGCCGCGGCGCTGCCGGCGGACGCCCCGGAGCGGCTGGACCTGCCGGCGGGTTATTCGTTCGAACTGGTCGGCAGCTTTCGGAATCAGATCGAGGCGAACCGACGGCTGATGTGGCTCGTTCCGCTGGTGATCGGCATTAATCTGCTGCTCATTTATTTCCAGTTCCGGGCGATCCCGCTCACGCTCGCGGTGTTCGCCAGCATCCCGGTCGCGTTCGGCGGGGGGATGATCTGCCTGGCGTTGGCCGGGACGGAGATGAACACGGCGGTGTGGGTGGGGTTCATCGCCCTGTTCGGCATCGCCGTGGACGACGGGGTGGTGATCGCGACCTATCTCGATCAGGTGTTCACCCGCCGCCGGCTCAAAACCGTGGCGGACATCCGGGCCGCGACCGTCGCCGCCGGCGCCCGCCGCATCCGACCCTGCCTGATGACCACCGCGACCACCGTGCTCGCCCTCGTTCCGGTGCTGTTGGCCAACGGCCGCGGGGCCGACGTGGCCCGGGCGATGGCCCTGCCGGTGTTCGGCGGGATGACCGTCGAACTGGTGACGCTGTTCGTCGTCCCGGTCCTGTTCTGCGGATATAAGGAGTTTAAGCTGAACGCCGGCCTCCACGACCGCCACTGGGCCGGCACGGAAGAGGTGCCCGCCTCGCTCTGA